In Oryza glaberrima chromosome 8, OglaRS2, whole genome shotgun sequence, the following are encoded in one genomic region:
- the LOC127781630 gene encoding uncharacterized protein LOC127781630, whose amino-acid sequence MASMKQEKDARIIVLALSAPVTKFKPPQTRKRNKASSSNHAKSKRASTDGPSGIIKLKESTTFAHGKDQIMEEATDFVHQIGTVNNIQQNQEEPAGLNQQQPAYLGLAHGGPQIPLEAAGITMLQESTTANGIAQIMEEETDTDDNVQQNKEEPAGLNQQQPDLGLADVPQIPEEAAPGPADPNEDVNDVFEFALNNNVLDL is encoded by the exons ATGGCATCAATGAAGCAAGAGAAGGATGCTAGAATTATAGTTCTAGCATTATCGGCACCTGTAACTAAATTCAAGCCTCCCCAAACGAGAAAAAGGAATAAAGCTTCTTCATCCAATCATGCCAAATCAAAAAGGGCATCGACTGATGGACCTTCAG GTATCATCAAGCTGAAGGAATCAACAACATTTGCTCATGGCAAAGACCAAATTATGGAGGAAGCAACTG ACTTTGTGCACCAAATTGGCACTGTGAACAACATACAACAAAACCAGGAGGAGCCAGCAG GGTTAAATCAACAGCAGCCTGCTTACCTAGGCCTTGCACATGGTGGACCACAAATTCCACTGGAAGCAGCAG GTATCACCATGCTGCAGGAATCAACCACTGCAAATGGCATAGCTCAAATTATGGAGGAAGAAACTG ACACTGATGACAACGTACAACAAAACAAGGAGGAGCCAGCAG GGTTAAATCAGCAGCAGCCTGACCTAGGCCTTGCAGATGTACCACAAATTCCAGAGGAAGCAGCTCCAG GTCCAGCTGATCCTAATGAAGATGTAAACGATGTGTTTGAGTTCGCCCTCAACAACAATGTATTGGATCTGTAA
- the LOC127782543 gene encoding putative germin-like protein 8-1 — MASFISFLLLAALIGMASWQAIAAEPSPLQDFCVADLNSAVRVNGFACKNPTNVSADDFFKAAMLDKPRDTVVNKVGSNITMINVMEIPGLNTLGISIVRVDYAPLGLNPPHTHPRATEIFTVLEGTLYVGFVTSNPDNKLFSKVLNKGDVFVFPKGLIHFQFNLDPHKPAVATSAISSQNPGIITIANAVFRSNPPISDDILAKAFQVDKKIIDLLQA, encoded by the exons ATGGCTTCTTTCATTTCCTTTCTGCTTCTTGCTGCTCTTATTGGGATGGCCTCATGGCAGGCCATTGCAGCAGAACCTAGCCCTCTCCAAGACTTCTGCGTTGCCGATCTGAATTCCGcag TGCGTGTCAATGGATTTGCTTGCAAGAACCCAACGAACGTGAGTGCAGATGATTTCTTCAAGGCAGCCATGCTTGACAAGCCAAGAGATACGGTGGTCAATAAGGTTGGATCAAACATCACTATGATCAACGTCATGGAGATACCGGGTCTCAACACACTTGGCATCTCAATAGTGCGCGTCGACTATGCACCCTTGGGTTTGAACCCACCGCACACTCACCCTCGTGCAACTGAGATCTTTACGGTGCTCGAAGGGACACTTTACGTTGGATTTGTCACGTCCAACCCAGACAACAAGCTCTTCTCCAAGGTGCTCAATAAGGGTGATGTGTTTGTATTCCCTAAGGGGCTCATTCACTTTCAGTTCAACCTTGACCCCCATAAGCCCGCAGTCGCTACCTCAGCAATTAGTAGCCAAAATCCTGGGATTATTACTATTGCAAATGCAGTGTTCAGATCAAACCCACCGATCTCGGATGATATTTTGGCCAAGGCATTTCAGGTGGATAAGAAGATTATAGATTTGCTCCAAGCTTAG